The following are encoded in a window of Dysidea avara chromosome 4, odDysAvar1.4, whole genome shotgun sequence genomic DNA:
- the LOC136253366 gene encoding uncharacterized protein C21orf140 homolog yields MRRNRTEGKPVVYLDETWANAHDGKSRAWVEADKTTGGTIGGVSKPSGKGEHLIILHAGGKDGWVPGCDWVFKAKKGSAADYHQEMNAENFERWFKEKLLPALPANCLIVMDNASYHSRHLQEQPKQKWRKAQLKEWLDKKRIAYPESSLKRDLWEIIKRAKTPPRYAIDEIAGSKGHEVVRLPVAHCELNPIEMAWSQVKGHVKWNNKRFTLTEVKELVYQGFEAVTSERWQSLIKHVQEEVEDHYWEQDGLHEELLERFLIHVSSDSSDSEDGDGGDGGINDSSTTSNGESEYSSEPTSSDESSDGWD; encoded by the exons ATGAGgcgcaacagaactgaagggaAACCAGTGGTGtacttggatgagacttgggccAATGCGCATGATGGAAAGTCCAGAGCCTGGGTAGAGGCTGATAAGACTACTGGGGGGACTATAGGAGGAGTCAG CAAGCCATCAGGTAAAGGAGAGCACCTTATTATCTTACATGCTGGAGGCAAAGATGGATGGGTTCCCG GTTGTGATTGGGTTTTTAAAGCCAAGAAAGGATCTGCAGCTGATTACCATCAAGAAATGAATGCAGAGAATTTTGAAAGGTGGTTTAAAGAAAAGTTACTTCCAGCATTACCAGCCAATTGTCTGATTGTAATGGACAATGCCAGTTACCATAG TCGCCACTTGCAGGAGCAACCAAAGCAAAAGTGGCGAAAAGCACAGCTGAAAGAGTGGTTAGATAAGAAAC GTATAGCATATCCAGAAAGTTCACTGAAAAGAGATCTGTGGGAAATCATCAAACGAGCAAAAACTCCTCCAAGATATGCTATAGATGAGATAGCTGGAAGTAAAG GACATGAAGTAGTCAGACTACCAGTTGCACACTGTGAACTGAATCCTATTGAGATGGCCTGGAGTCAAGTGAAGGGACACGTAAAGTGGAATAACAAGAG GTTTACTTTGACTGAAGTTAAGGAACTGGTTTATCAAGGATTTGAGGCTGTTACATCTGAGAGGTGGCAATCTTTGATAAAGCACGTTCAAGAAGAAGTCGAAGATCATTACTGGGAACAGGATGGACTTCATGAGGAACTTCTAGAACGATTCCTCATTCACGTCAGCAGTGATAGTAgcgatagtgaagatggtgatggtggtgatggtggtattaatgactCCTCCACCACCAGCAACGGTGAGTCCGAGTACTCTTCTGAGcctacttcatctgat GAGTCATCGGATGGCTGGGATTGA